One genomic segment of Panicum virgatum strain AP13 chromosome 2N, P.virgatum_v5, whole genome shotgun sequence includes these proteins:
- the LOC120660943 gene encoding DExH-box ATP-dependent RNA helicase DExH11-like, protein MDGPGPSPATEVPFRISFSGYGGHLRLDPTPHPSSAIPDFVPPPAYPPGTSSSVTEYLEANYLNPELHLPTAADAGRVWDLDWFALARPPLEPSAPRIMLAPAWEPPFRRGRGTSQSAQSALESQVWDPESVQMEMGEVFGSGTEGLAPRMPGPAKDFVRGSINNRPFRPGGLLDDNAEVAALDKAFPEGARNGDWVHELMTGGLAQVAPPGFRKGLELGQLKEYKSHWKCFQNGELVEEQPASSSNDTMEKYSVQFDDLFKIAWEEDAANKALQEDDVQQSAEDEGTEGVGEQKVDAWQDASETVTKLDAEKHESGAISDDPGTQTDLDLMLSAEVQYTRRESGVSGDDKPTQDGKVWALVGGDEDIVTNFYKLVPDMAIEFPFELDKFQKEAIYYLEKGESVFVAAHTSAGKTVVAEYAFALATKHCTRAVYTAPIKTISNQKYRDFSGKFDVGLLTGDVSIRPEATCLIMTTEILRSMLYRGADIIRDIEWVIFDEVHYVNDAERGVVWEEVIIMLPKHINIVLLSATVPNTVEFADWIGRTKQKKIRVTSTNKRPVPLEHCLFYSGEVYKICERDTFLTQGFREAKDSFKKKNSNKLGVKPGPKSGTPAMRAGTQGKNPDTSNRGRDQKYPKHHNANSGLAAVPQSSSGPKRPDSSFWMPLVNNLLKKSLVPVVIFCFSKNRCDRSADSMFGADLTSSSEKSKIRVFCDKAFSRLKGSDRNLPQVVGIQSLLRRGIGVHHAGLLPIVKEVVEMLFCRGVIKVLFSTETFAMGVNAPARTVVFDSLRKFDGKEHRKLLPGEYIQMAGRAGRRGLDNIGTVIIMCRDEIPEESDLKNLIVGKPTRLESQFRLTYTMILHLLRVEELKVEDMLKRSFAEFHAQKNLPEKEKLLVQMLRQPTKTIDCIKGEPSIEEYYEMALEAKEHRESITEAIMKLSSSQQFLIPGRLVVIKSESDDDHLLGVILKSPSQAPNIPPQALNKYFVLVLTGDCTSSALSPVLSNKTEKEPGDFQQGHFIIPKGKRGMEDEYFLSGSSRKGSGAVNIPIPYKGDASGMGFEVRAIEKKEIMSICTSKINIDQVKLLEDCSKAAYSKTVQLLIKEQPDRTKYPPALDPIKDLKLRDMHFVERYIAYHRLLQKMSENKCHGCVKLKEHISLMREQEKYKNRLNELKFEMSDEALQQMPEFQGRIDVLKVINYIDSDLVVQLKGRVACEMNSGEELISTECLFENQLDDLEPEEAVAIMSAFVFQQRNASEPSLTPKLAEAKKRLYDTAITLGQLQAQLKVPVDPEEYARDNLKFGLVEVVYEWAKGTPFADICELTDVSEGLIVRTIVRLDETCREFRNAASIMGNSALYKKMEVASNAIKRDIVFAASLYVTGI, encoded by the exons ATGGACGGCCCTggcccctcgccggcgaccgaGGTGCCGTTCCGCATCAGCTTCTCCGGCTACGGCGGCCACCTCCGGCTCGACCCTACCCCGCACCCGTCCAGCGCCATTCCCGACTTCGTTCCG CCGCCGGCCTATCCGCCTGGGACCTCGAGTAGCGTTACGGAGTACCTCGAGGCGAACTACCTCAATCCCGAGCTCCACCTCCCCACCGCGGCCGATGCCGGGAGGGTTTGGGACTTGGACTGGTTCGCCCTGGCCAGGCCGCCGCTGGAGCCCTCCGCTCCCCGCATCATGCTCGCGCCAGCCTGGGAGCCACCTTTCCGGCGCGGCCGGGGGACGTCGCAGTCCGCGCAGTCCGCGTTGGAGTCGCAAGTGTGGGATCCTGAGTCCGTGCAGATGGAGATGGGCGAGGTGTTCGGTTCGGGGACCGAGGGGTTGGCGCCGCGGATGCCTGGTCCGGCGAAGGACTTCGTCAGGGGGAGCATCAACAACAGACCCTTTCGTCCGGGTGGTCTACTGGATGATAATGCTGAGGTGGCTGCATTGGATAAGGCATTCCCGGAGGGTGCGCGGAACGGGGATTGGGTGCATGAGCTTATGACCGGTGGCCTGGCACAGGTTGCTCCTCCGGGGTTCCGCAAGGGATTGGAGTTGGGCCAGTTGAAG GAGTATAAAAGCCACTGGAAGTGTTTCCAGAATGGAGAACTTGTAGAAGAGCAACCTGCATCTTCATCGAATGATACAATG GAAAAATACTCGGTTCAGTTTGATGATCTTTTCAAGATAGCTTGGGAGGAAGATGCTGCCAACAAGGCATTACAGGAGGATGATGTTCAACAATCAGCTGAAGATGAGGGAACTGAAG GAGTTGGTGAACAGAAAGTTGATGCATGGCAAGATGCTTCTGAGACTGTAACAAAGCTAGATGCTGAGAAACATGAATCAGGTGCTATAAGTGATGATCCTGGAACTCAAACAGACTTGGATCTAATGCTATCTGCTGAAGTTCAATATACACGAAGAGAATCAGGTGTATCAGGTGATGACAAGCCAACTCAGGATGGCAAG GTTTGGGCACTTGTTGGCGGGGATGAAGACATTGTGACTAACTTCTACAAACTCGTTCCAGATATGGCAATTGAGTTTCCATTTGAATTGGATAAGTTCCAGAAGGAG GCTATATATTATCTTGAGAAGGGTGAATCAGTCTTCGTTGCAGCCCATACTTCAGCAGGAAAGACAGTTGTTGCCGAGTATGCATTTGCTTTAGCAACAAAA CATTGTACTCGGGCTGTCTATACTGCTCCTATTAAAACTATCAGCAACCAGAAATACCGAGATTTCTCTGGGAAGTTTGATGTAGGACTTCTGACAGGAGATGTCAGTATCAGGCCAGAGGCAACTTGTTTAATTATGACTACTGAAATATTGCGCTCAATGCTCTACAGAGGTGCGGACATTATTCGTGATATTGAATGG GTAATCTTTGATGAAGTGCATTATGTAAATGACGCTGAAAGAGGTGTAGTTTGGGAGGAAGTTATTATAATGCTCCCGAAGCACATTAACATTGTTCTTCTTTCGGCGACG GTTCCAAATACAGTTGAATTTGCTGACTGGATTGGTCGAACAAAGCAGAAGAAAATTCGTGTCACTTC GACCAACAAAAGGCCTGTTCCACTTGAGCATTGCTTGTTCTACTCTGGAGAAGTGTACAAAATATGCGAGAGGGATACCTTTCTTACTCAAGGATTTAGAGAAGCAAAAGAttctttcaaaaagaaaaattcgAACAAGCTTGGAGTGAAACCTGGTCCAAAGTCAGGAACCCCTGCAATGCGTGCTGGAACTCAAGGCAAAAATCCAGATACATCAAACAGGGGGAGAGATCAGAAGTACCCAAAGCACCACAATGCCAATTCAGGATTAGCAGCTGTTCCACAAAGCTCCTCGGGGCCTAAGAGACCAGACTCTTCATTTTGGATGCCGCTTGTGAATAACCTTCTGAAGAAATCCCTAGTGCCT GTGGTGATCTTTTGTTTCTCAAAGAATCGGTGTGATAGATCGGCAGATAGCATGTTTGGCGCTGATCTCACCAGTAGCTCGGAGAAAAGTAAAATCCGTGTCTTCTGTGACAAGGCGTTTTCACGCCTTAAAGGATCTGATAGGAACCTTCCACAG GTTGTGGGAATACAAAGCCTTCTACGAAGAGGAATTGGAGTGCACCATGCTGGGCTTCTCCCTATTGTGAAGGAAGTAGTTGAGATGCTATTCTGTCGTGGTGTGATCAAG GTACTGTTTTCCACTGAAACATTTGCAATGGGTGTTAATGCACCAGCAAGAACG GTTGTATTTGATTCCTTAAGAAAGTTTGATGGAAAAGAACACAGAAAATTGCTTCCAGGGGAGTATATTCAAATGGCTGGACGGGCTGGTAGGAGAGGACTTGATAACATTGGTACAGTGATCATTATGTGTCGTGATGAAATTCCTGAAGAAAGTGATTTGAAAAATTTGATTGTTGGAAAACCAACTCGATTGGAATCTCAATTTCGATTAACGTACACTATGATACTACATCTTCTACGTGTGGAGGAGCTGAAG GTCGAGGACATGCTGAAGAGAAGTTTTGCAGAATTCCATGCACAAAAGAATTTGCCCGAGAAAGAAAAGCTACTTGTACAAATGCTTCGTCAACCTACAAAGACAATAGA TTGCATAAAAGGAGAGCCTTCAATTGAAGAATACTATGAGATGGCATTAGAAGCTAAGGAACATAGGGAATCTATAACAGAAGCAATTATGAAGTTGTCCAGTTCTCAACAGTTCCTTATTCCTGGGAGATTGGTGGTCATTAAATCTGAATCT GATGATGATCACTTGCTTGGTGTTATACTGAAATCTCCATCTCAAGCACCAAATATCCCACCTCAAGCACTAAATAAATACTTTGTCCTTGTATTGACTGGTGATTGCACATCATCTGCATTATCCCCTGTGTTGTCAAATAAAACTGAAAAGGAACCTGGCGATTTCCAACAAGGACACTTTATCATCCCGAAAGGAAAACGTGGCATGGAGGATGAGTATTTCTTGTCTGGCAGCTCACGAAAAGGTTCAGGTGCTGTCAACATCCCCATACCATACAAGGGGGATGCATCTGGAATGGGCTTTGAAGTAAGAGCAATAGAGAAAAAAGAGATCATGAGTATATGCACCAGCAAAATAAATATTGATCAAGTCAAACTCCTTGAGGATTGTAGCAAAGCTGCTTACTCCAAAACTGTCCAACTGCTTATAAAAGAGCAACCAGATAGAACTAAGTATCCTCCTGCTTTAGATCCAATAAAAG ATCTAAAATTGAGGGACATGCATTTTGTTGAAAGGTACATTGCATATCACAGACTACTGCAAAAAATGTCTGAAAACAAGTGCCATGGTTGTGTAAAACTAAAGGAGCATATATCATTGATGAGGGAACAAGAGAAGTACAAGAATCGGCTGaatgaattgaaatttgagatGTCAGATGAGGCGCTTCAACAAATGCCGGAGTTTCAAGGCAGA ATTGATGTACTAAAGGTTATCAACTACATTGATTCTGATCTAGTTGTGCAACTTAAGGGACGAGTAGCCTGTGAGATGAACTCCGGTGAGGAGTTAATATCAACAGAATGTCTATTTGAGAATCAATTGGATGACCTAGAACCTGAAGAAGCTGTGGCCATTATGTCTGCATTCGTCTTCCAACAGAGGAATGCATCAGAACCATCTCTTACTCCAAAATTGGCTGAAGCCAAAAAGAG GCTTTATGACACGGCAATCACACTAGGACAGCTCCAAGCACAGTTGAAGGTGCCTGTGGATCCCGAGGAGTATGCACGTGACAATCTCAAGTTTGGCCTTGTCGAGGTTGTCTACGAGTGGGCAAAG GGAACTCCTTTCGCCGACATATGTGAGCTGACAGATGTGTCCGAGGGGCTCATTGTAAGAACGATCGTTCGGCTGGATGAAACATGCAGAGAATTCAGGAATGCAGCTTCGATAATGGGGAACTCTGCACTGTACAAGAAGATGGAGGTCGCGTCCAACGCAATTAAGCGTGATATTGTGTTTGCAGCAAGCTTGTATGTCACAGGAATCTGA